In Helianthus annuus cultivar XRQ/B chromosome 8, HanXRQr2.0-SUNRISE, whole genome shotgun sequence, a single genomic region encodes these proteins:
- the LOC110924276 gene encoding uncharacterized protein LOC110924276 isoform X1 — protein sequence MMVMDSSLENTEQSTSSCGSGDVAPGPPEPLLVPDLWSEEENEDYEEDKEENEDEVDAKQDFRCLCSRCHEEINWFHRYYYSCSTCSDFSIHKFCAELPDRLEDICEVGHTLGFYLFNDDWWCDICDKLGKPGELLYRCDICDFKVDANCATKALQKNIIHHPSHRHPLVRIPRQFLGECDACGEEHKGLFYHCPTCPSSYFIHSDCAFLPKKLQIQHTTNDIFSHIHPLTLAYSFPKTDQESKRYPRCRVCRHGFSSSSHLWLYKCEKCRYYTHLDCATSPATDKMIKNYDDVEHPDLLHLPFPDPSYSLLKHLFFKESGTETHEVSHQHPLILEDSRISYHDPTKRIETLCNGCLRPITSGPVYVCSNEEGDEHCNFVLHEWCSRLPTELKDHPRHPRHPLILHSKVIDLWSEEENEDYEEDKEENEDEVDAKQDFRCLCSRCHEEINWFHRYYYSCSTCSDFSIHKFCAELPDRLEDICEVGHTLGFYLFNDDWWCDICDKLGKPGELLYRCDICDFKVDANCATKALQKNIIHHPSHRHPLVRIPRQFLGECDACGEEHKGLFYHCPTCPSSYFIHSDCAFLPKKLQIQHTTNDIFSHIHPLTLAYSFPKTDQESKRYPRCRVCRHGFSSSSHLWLYKCEKCRYYTHLDCATSPATDKMIKNYDDVEHPDLLHLPFPDPSYSLLKHLFFKESGTETHEVSHQHPLILEDSRISYHDPTKRIETLCNGCLRPITSGPVYVCSNEEGDEHCNFVLHEWCSRLPTELKDHPRHPRHPLILHSKVIGKFFGVFACDLCGLYCNGFAYCCVKCDYYMDVNCAFVPKEITHNSHPNHLLTLNSSRRSFICHTCDYFEIPLRKALLIPETTTHKCDKHPMKLSYFPIENHMGDYFCEICEEEFDPESTFYHCRECMQSIHTACAPSILRYETYAKCGRYGHDVNEYINVKFGGTYNNIEVHPHPLSFDQGVESDGLCHKDGWRSLHFKMIFKCLTCEFVICYDCMKRLCFLIK from the exons ATGATGGTGATGGACTCGAGCTTGGAAAATACTGAGCAGTCCACGAGTTCTTGCGGATCCGGCGACGTCGCACCAGGACCTCCTGAGCCTCTGTTGGTACCAG ATTTGTGGTCGGAGGAAGAGAATGAAGACTATGAAGAAGACAAGGAAGAGAACGAAGATGAAGTAGATGCAAAACAAGACTTCCGATGTTTGTGTTCCCGGTGTCATGAAGAAATCAACTGGTTCCATAGGTATTACTACTCTTGTTCTACATGTAGTGATTTTTCTATCCATAAATTTTGTGCAGAGCTTCCCGATAGATTGGAAGACATTTGTGAGGTTGGTCATACTCTTGGCTTCTACCTATTTAACGACGATTGGTGGTGTGATATTTGTGATAAACTTGGTAAGCCTGGAGAGCTACTTTACCGCTGTGATATTTGTGATTTTAAGGTTGATGCAAATTGTGCTACAAAAGCGCTACAAAAGAATATCATCCATCATCCTAGCCACAGACACCCACTAGTTCGCATCCCCAGACAATTTTTAGGCGAGTGTGATGCATGCGGGGAGGAGCATAAAGGGCTCTTTTATCATTGTCCCACGTGTCCTAGTTCTTATTTCATTCATAGTGATTGTGCTTTTCTACCGAAAAAATTGCAAATCCAACATACGACAAATGATATCTTCTCCCATATTCATCCTCTCACCCTTGCTTATTCCTTTCCAAAAACGGATCAAGAATCCAAAAGATACCCACGGTGTAGGGTATGCCGTCACGGGTTTTCTTCTAGTTCACATCTTTGGCTGTATAAATGCGAGAAATGCAGATACTATACCCATCTAGATTGCGCAACATCTCCAG CTACAGACAAAATGATTAAAAACTATGACGATGTTGAACACCCTGATCTTCTTCATCTTCCATTTCCTGATCCATCTTATAGCCTCCTAAAACACTTGTTTTTCAaggaaagtggaacagaaacacaTGAAGTGAGTCATCAACACCCACTCATTCTGGAAGATAGCCGAATATCCTACCATGACCCAACAAAGAGGATTGAAACTTTGTGCAATGGATGTTTAAGACCGATTACGAGTGGGCCAGTTTACGTGTGTTCTAATGAGGAGGGAGATGAGCATTGCAACTTTGTGCTCCACGAGTGGTGCTCCCGACTGCCTACTGAACTAAAAGACCACCCTCGTCACCCACGACACCCCCTGATTCTCCATTCAAAAGTCATCG ATTTGTGGTCGGAGGAAGAGAATGAAGACTATGAAGAAGACAAGGAAGAGAACGAAGATGAAGTAGATGCAAAACAAGACTTCCGATGTTTGTGTTCCCGGTGTCATGAAGAAATCAACTGGTTCCATAGGTATTACTACTCTTGTTCTACATGTAGTGATTTTTCTATCCATAAATTTTGTGCAGAGCTTCCCGATAGATTGGAAGACATTTGTGAGGTTGGTCATACTCTTGGCTTCTACCTATTTAACGACGATTGGTGGTGTGATATTTGTGATAAACTTGGTAAGCCTGGAGAGCTACTTTACCGCTGTGATATTTGTGATTTTAAGGTTGATGCAAATTGTGCTACAAAAGCGCTACAAAAGAATATCATCCATCATCCTAGCCACAGACACCCACTAGTTCGCATCCCCAGACAATTTTTAGGCGAGTGTGATGCATGCGGGGAGGAGCATAAAGGGCTCTTTTATCATTGTCCCACGTGTCCTAGTTCTTATTTCATTCATAGTGATTGTGCTTTTCTACCGAAAAAATTGCAAATCCAACATACGACAAATGATATCTTCTCCCATATTCATCCTCTCACCCTTGCTTATTCCTTTCCAAAAACGGATCAAGAATCCAAAAGATACCCACGGTGTAGGGTATGCCGTCACGGGTTTTCTTCTAGTTCACATCTTTGGCTGTATAAATGCGAGAAATGCAGATACTATACCCATCTAGATTGCGCAACATCTCCAG CTACAGACAAAATGATTAAAAACTATGACGATGTTGAACACCCTGATCTTCTTCATCTTCCATTTCCTGATCCATCTTATAGCCTCCTAAAACACTTGTTTTTCAaggaaagtggaacagaaacacaTGAAGTGAGTCATCAACACCCACTCATTCTGGAAGATAGCCGAATATCCTACCATGACCCAACAAAGAGGATTGAAACTTTGTGCAATGGATGTTTAAGACCGATTACGAGTGGGCCAGTTTACGTGTGTTCTAATGAGGAGGGAGATGAGCATTGCAACTTTGTGCTCCACGAGTGGTGCTCCCGACTGCCTACTGAACTAAAAGACCACCCTCGTCACCCACGACACCCCCTGATTCTCCATTCAAAAGTCATCGGTAAGTTTTTCGGGGTCTTCGCTTGTGATCTTTGCGGGTTATATTGCAATGGATTCGCTTATTGTTGTGTCAAATGCGATTACTACATGGATGTTAATTGTGCATTTGTACCTAAAGAAATCACTCACAATTCTCACCCGAATCACCTCCTTACATTAAATAGTAGTCGTCGTTCATTCATTTGCCATACTTGTGATTACTTTGAAATACCCTTGAGGAAGGCTTTGTTGATACCAGAGACAACTACACACAAGTGTGACAAGCATCCTATGAAGCTAAGTTACTTTCCCATTGAGAACCATATGGGTGACTATTTTTGTGAAATTTGTGAGGAGGAGTTTGATCCTGAGTCTACATTCTATCATTGTCGTGAGTGTATG